The window CCGCTGGCCCTGATCCGCTGCTTGGCCCGGCTGATCCGTTGTTTCATCGTCGGCTCGGCGGTGAGGAACGCGCGGGCGATCTGCTCCGTGGACAGCCCTCCGACGGCGCGCAGGGTCAGGGCGGCCTGGGAGACCGGTGACAACGCGGGGTGGCAGCACAGGAACAGCAGGATCAGCGTGTCGTCGGAGTCCGGTGGTTGATCCGTGTCCGGACCCGGCACCCACTGCCGGTCCGGTGGCCGCAACGCCGCGTCTGTCACCTCCCGGCGCCGACGGGCGGCGTCGCTGCGGTACCGGTCGGTCAACCGGCGCGAGGCGACCGTGATCAACCAGCCCGGAGGATTGTCGGGTATGCCGTCCGTGGACCACTGGACGGCCGCCGCGAGCAGCGCGTCCTGGACCGCGTCCTCGCACGTGTCGATGCCACCGTGACGCCGGACCAACGTGCCGAGAACCTGCGGCGCCAGCCGGCGGAGCAGATCGTTGACCTCGTCATCGGTCTTCATCGTCCCATCATGCAACGCCCACGCGGGACTTCCCGGTCACCGACGCCGGTCTTCGTCCCGCCACCCGGCCCGGCTCCGGCGGCTGGTCGGCGGAGCCGGGCTCGACGTCGTCAGGAACTTCCCTCTTCGGCCTCGACGAGCCGGGCGAGATTTTCCAGCGCCATCCGCGTACCGGTCTCGTTGTCGGCGGCGGGAATGCTGTCCGGCAGGCCCTCGTGCGCGATCCGCACCTCGGTTCCACCGTCCGCGTCGACCAGGGTGGTGGTCATCGTCATCGTGCCGCGCAGCGCCGGGTCCGTGGTCTCGAACTCGAACACCTCGACCACCTGCTCGTCCGGCACGAGCCGGACGAAGTGCCCGTGGTACGTGTCGGTGTGCGCCGCCGACTTACCCACGCCGTCCGTGGTGTCGTACGTGAGCGAGACGCGGAACGAACCACCCTCTCTCGCCTCGAACTCGTGCACCTGGCTGCTCATGCCGACCGGAACCCGCCACTTCGCGATCGCGTGGGCGTCCAGCAGTGCCCGGTAGACGGCCGGACGTGAGGCCCGCACATGCTGCGATACGTACGTTGACTGCATGGGTCGAACCTAACGTCGGCGGATGGTCACGGGGTCACGGTCAGGCCGAGAAGTTCGAGGTAGTTGTCGACGAACAGGTCGCCCTTGATGTCCGAGGTGGGTCCGGCGCCGAGCACGCCGACCTCGGGTGCGTACGAGACACCGCCCTTGGGGCCGAGCGGGAGGACGATGGCGTCCGCCGCCGGCAGGTAGGTGGTCAGGTCGGTGCCGCCCCCGATCAGGGTCCGGATGTTGGCGGCCACCACCTCGGCGTGTTTCTGGGCGGCGCGGGCCATCTTCATCTCGGGTACCGCGGTGACGTCCCCGATCGCGAACACGGTGTCCTGGCCGTGCAGCCGCAGCTCCGGTGTGACGACGAGCAGGTTGTCGGGCCGCCGGGCCGCCCGCAGGTCGGCGTCGAGATAGTCGGTGTCGGTACTCACCCCGTAGCAGGGGAACCAGATGTCCGCGGTGATCTCCGTACCGGATCCGGTGGTCACGGTGACGGTGGCCGCCCGACCCGGCTCCGACCGGGGCAGTTCCCGCAACGACGTACCGAGCAGGACCTCGACGCCCAGTTGGTCCAGTTGGGTGCGCAGGATCGAACGGAACTCGTCCGGAAAACGTCCGGAGACGAGATCCGTACCGGGGTCCACGACCGTGACGGTCTTCCCCGGCCACACCGACTTGATCTCGCCGGCGAACTCCAGCCCCACCGGTCCGGCGCCGAGGAGCAGGACCCGTCGGGCCCGGTGCAACGCGTCGCGGGTGGCCCCGAGCTTCGACCGGGCGGACGTACTGTCCTCCACATCCATCCTGGCCGGGTACGGGTAGACCACGCCCGTGGCGAGCACGACGTAGTCGGCCCCGATCACCTCTCCGGAGCCGAGTTCGACGGCGGTCGCGGACACCCGGACCGCCCGGTCCCGGTGCACCCGTCCACGGGTCAGGAGCCGGTCGTACGGGAGGAAGATCCGATCCGCCCAGTCCGGGTCCACGGCCGCGCGCAACCCGGCGACGGTGTGCACGAACGTGTCGCGGGGCTCGACCAGGACAACGTCGGCGACGTCGTCCAGCGCCTTCGCCACCGTGATGCCGCCGTACCCGCCGCCCACCACGACCACTGTTGGAACCACAGCACACCTCCGGGACGAATCACGAGGTGGCCCGGAAAGGCCACGCCCCCACCCTGGCGAGGCCCGCGACGACCAGGGAGTCCGAGCCGAGGGTGGTAGCGGTGGGGATACGATCCGATGACCGACTGCTGTTAGGTTCGGGACGTGAGCGACAACGAGCTGGGTATGTTCCTGCGTATCCGCCGTGAGACCGTGACGCCCGCCGAGGTGGGACTGCCCGCCGGACCCCGCCGCCGGACGCCGGGACTGCGCCGGTCGGAGGTCGCCGTGCTGGCCGGCGTCAGCGTCGAGTACGTCACCCGCCTCGAGCAGGGGCACGACCGGCGGCCGTCCGCCCAGGTGCTGTCGACCCTGGCCGACGCGCTCCGGCTGACCGGACGCGAACGCGTACACCTGCACCGCCTGGCCAAGGGGGTCGAGGGCGGTTTCACCTGCCGGGGCGACGCGGGACCGACGCGCACCGTACGACCCACCGTGCAGAGCCTGATCAACCAGCTTGAGCCCGCGCCCGCCGTACTGCTCAACCACGTGAGCGAGATCCTCGTCTGCACCGCCGGTTACCAGCGGTTGGCGGGACCGGTCGGCCTGCTGGACGGAACACCACCGAACCTCGCCCGGTTCGTCTTCACCGACGACCGGGCCCGCTCCGCGTACCCGGACTGGGACCACGTCGCCGACGAACACGTCGCCGCACTGAAGCAGGGGCCGTTCCGGGCGGACCAGGCCGTGGCGGAGCTGGCGGACGAGTTGACCATCACCGCCGGGGAGTCGTTCACCCGCCGGGTGGGCACCGTACCCGGGCTGCCGAGGTCCAGCGGGATCATGCGGCTGGTCCACCCCGAGGCCGGCGAGCTGCGGCTGGCCTACGAGACGCTCGAACTTC of the Micromonospora sp. NBC_01796 genome contains:
- a CDS encoding SRPBCC family protein produces the protein MQSTYVSQHVRASRPAVYRALLDAHAIAKWRVPVGMSSQVHEFEAREGGSFRVSLTYDTTDGVGKSAAHTDTYHGHFVRLVPDEQVVEVFEFETTDPALRGTMTMTTTLVDADGGTEVRIAHEGLPDSIPAADNETGTRMALENLARLVEAEEGSS
- a CDS encoding FAD/NAD(P)-binding oxidoreductase → MVPTVVVVGGGYGGITVAKALDDVADVVLVEPRDTFVHTVAGLRAAVDPDWADRIFLPYDRLLTRGRVHRDRAVRVSATAVELGSGEVIGADYVVLATGVVYPYPARMDVEDSTSARSKLGATRDALHRARRVLLLGAGPVGLEFAGEIKSVWPGKTVTVVDPGTDLVSGRFPDEFRSILRTQLDQLGVEVLLGTSLRELPRSEPGRAATVTVTTGSGTEITADIWFPCYGVSTDTDYLDADLRAARRPDNLLVVTPELRLHGQDTVFAIGDVTAVPEMKMARAAQKHAEVVAANIRTLIGGGTDLTTYLPAADAIVLPLGPKGGVSYAPEVGVLGAGPTSDIKGDLFVDNYLELLGLTVTP
- a CDS encoding helix-turn-helix domain-containing protein, encoding MSDNELGMFLRIRRETVTPAEVGLPAGPRRRTPGLRRSEVAVLAGVSVEYVTRLEQGHDRRPSAQVLSTLADALRLTGRERVHLHRLAKGVEGGFTCRGDAGPTRTVRPTVQSLINQLEPAPAVLLNHVSEILVCTAGYQRLAGPVGLLDGTPPNLARFVFTDDRARSAYPDWDHVADEHVAALKQGPFRADQAVAELADELTITAGESFTRRVGTVPGLPRSSGIMRLVHPEAGELRLAYETLELPVDDNQRLIVYLPADPATTAALDRLDLRGSRALRAVAG